Part of the Cottoperca gobio chromosome 16, fCotGob3.1, whole genome shotgun sequence genome, atatttctccattcattttttatccccaattttatgtatattttaacttgattttattttaatcatgtCAAGCACTTCATAACTTCATGTTTCAGTGCTATTGTTTTTATGTCACAGGGGCCAATTACactatgttttacttttaaaactgtaaacatatttgtttctgtcattttacttttgtaggattttgaatgcaggactttaattttatttcttatggattattttttaaattgtacaatttctacttttacttaagtaatgtCTCTGATTACTTCTTTTTCCACCGTAGAATATTGAATATCATGTTGTTTTATCTCCTGGTTAATCACAGGACTAAACTCTCATCTTATGATTATTGCAGCTTAAAGGAAACGTTTGGGGAGTTTGGGTAATTGCATCCAAAGAGTCAGAGTCAAAAAGGATAAATACAGACTTGAAGTGAAAAAGTTCATAATTTCTGCATTAGGTTGAATGATCTCACCTGACGCACGGCTGTAGGTGGGGTGCAAAGGAGTTGTTGTCTTTTTCAACATCTTCATGAATAGAAAAGATTCCTCCGATGATGGCGGTACCTTGAGCTGTAGCTCCCAGCATGCTGCTATCCATCTCAGTGGCATGTCTCATTTCCAGAATCACAAGTGTGATGTGCAAATAGATTATAGGAGCAACCCGGGCCATACTACTGTCTGCTCtgcagtctgtctgtgttcgctttctaaaaatatgttCCCACTCCTATCTCACTAGTTTTTCACCTCCAGCAGAGTGATACTCTCCTTTTTAAGCATTGTCAGTAGGCTAAAAGAAAATTCCCtcttgcctcctcctcctcctcctccacatttTGCTATTCTCGTATTCTCCCCTGCAGCCCTGCCCACTTTCTAATGAGTGACAGCAGGATGAGTCACTGTTATGCAAAAGCAGCTTTCatcatgttttcacagcaaGAAAAGAGGGAGTAGGATATCCACACACTGACGCAGAGAGTAACAttaattatttgtatgttttgttcataacaaaataaatgagttaaGTTCCTAAATGTACACTTCATCCCAGGTCCAGAGAACTGTTTGAATGCAGTATGTAAGGTGAAAGTACTTTCCAATAAGACCATAATGTCATAATACGAAAGGTGTTTCCTTCTGTGTTGACTCATGATCTAACAGGATACATCTGTTTATGTTCTGGTCCATCTGTGCTGgaattttcattttctgtctggTGTAATTACACTGTCATGCATCAGCTGCCAATGCAAACCTGTTCTGCCAATTCAGTTTCGTGGAACAGCACCTGTGTTCAGTCCTGCGACAGATGCTGGTTTCCTACCTCCACCCTTACTGAGTCTACAGCCTGTTCATGTTGTATATTACTTACTTGAGGGATCTTCTtgagggtcagttcacccaggGCAGACAGTGAATAGTAAGTGTGAGTTGGTCCCTCTAGAACTATTATTCTAATAGTTGTCTATTATGGATTAACATACTGACCTATAAACTGCCTGTGGCAGGCAAggtgaaacagaaacacaagttaCAGAAGGAAGCAAATGCTGCACATAACCAACGCACTGGTTAGTCCCCTGTGTAGACTACCTGAAGAGAATTTCTGTGTAAACCAGATGGACCAGTTTGTCTCAACCAGACTTTGATTATATCGTCTCATGTGCTATATTTAGAGTTGGTGCACCCTGATCTCTTTACACACATTGTCAGAGCATTACAGTTGTGTGTTAGTGGGACTTATGATTGAAAGAGGACTGAGGCAGGTCTGTGTCCTTTGAGCAATGCCCAGTACGGTTAGTTAAAAACTCCACATACCTCATCGGCACTTGCAGATCACTGTAACTCCTCCTCAAcggctcagcagtgaagactacagacagcacaaagttcttggggatgcaactcacaaacagtctgacctggtcccttcacacctcctcactggtgaaaagggcacagcagcgcctgcactttctgcacaggttgaaaagagcacagctccccccttCCATCCTCACCAAGTTCTACAGAGGCACTATAGAGAGCATACTGatcagttgcatctctacctggtctggaaactgcaacacctcagactggaagtctctgcagagagtggtgaggacagcggagaggatcatcgggacgtctcttccttccatcagagacactgataataaacgctgcctcaccagagcccagaacattataaaagaccccactcacccccaccacggcctgttctccctgctgccctctggcaagaggttccgcagcataaggagcagaactACCAaactctgcaacagtttctttttcatttgaattgtacattgtataatctctaaatgacaataaagttttttgattgatttgattgattgattaactGTGGTGAACAGAGTAATGTTTGTAATGCCTGTACCAACAAACAGATGGGCGTTTGGTTTAAAAATCCATTATTTGAACAGTTGTTCCCAACaactcagtagtgacgacttcatgagtttctttaacgataaaattataattattagagacaaaattaatctcctcctgacctcaattggtaatgacttaacttcaactgttggaattttaaaaacatctgtaactcctgaaatatatctagactgttactccaatcaaccttaaccaactaacttcaacaatctcatcgtctaaaccatcaacctgtcttttagacccgattccaactaaactgtttaaagaagttttacccttaattaacacttcgttattaaatatgatcaacctgtctctattatctggctacgtaccaaaatcctttaaagtagctgtaataaaaccacttcttaaaaagcctagtcttgatccagaggttttagccaactataggccgatatctaacctaccctttctcgttAAGAtacttgagaaagcagtcgcaaaacagttgtgtgactttttacataataatagtttatttgaggtttttcaatctggatttagagttcatcatagcacagagacggcactggtgaaagttaccaatgaccttctattggcatcagacaaaggacttgtctctgttcttgtcttgttagacctcagtgctgctttcgacactgttgatcatgacattctactacagagactggaacattgtgttggcataaaaggaaccgcactaagctggttcaagtcctatttatctgagcgatctcaatttgtacttgttaacgatgaatcctccatgacagccaaagtcagtcttggagttccgcagggttctgtacttggaccgattctattcaccttatatatgcttcctttgggcaatattataaggaaccactctataaactttcattgttatgcggatgatacccaattatatctatcaattaaaccagacgaaaccaatcaattggctaaacttcaagcatgccttaaggacataaaaacttggatgtctagcaactttttgatgttaaacacagacaaaactgaagttattatacttggccctaaacgcctccgaaacgcattttctaatgacatagaagctctggatggcattaacttggcctccagcaccattgtaaggaatcttggcgtcatctttgatcaagatctgttgtttaactcccacataaaacaaatctcaaggactgccttctttcatctacgtaacattgcaaaaataagacacatcctgtctcaaaatgatgcagaaaaactagtccatgcatttgttacttcaaggctggattactgcaactcattgttagcaggttgtcccaaaaagtcgcttaagactcttcagttgatccaaaatgcagcggcacgtgtattgactagaacaaggaaacgggatcatattactcctgtattagctgcactgcactggctcccggtaaaatacagaatataattcaaaatccttctcctgacttacaaatcaattaatggtcaggctccagcatatcttaaagatctcatagtaccttataaaccaactagagcattacgctcccagactgcagggttacttgtggttcctagagtctctaagagtacaatgggagccagagccttcagctatcaagctcctctccagtggaaccagcttccagtttgtgttcgggaggcagacacactctccacatttaagagtaggctaaagactttcctttttgataaagcttatagttagggctggctcaggtttgccctggatcagcccctagttatgctgctataggcttagactgccgggggacacctccctgctctcttccttctcttcctctctcctcccctcccctttcttcttctccctctctatctgtatgcatttatgtaaatgtatgttactaactcatccccggagtgtctgtctctcatgtggcaggttgccactgataaagtttacgtcaggatcatgaatcgtgacagcgcctgctgacctggtcctgctggataccgggaagcctttttgacattttcctggattcatccatactttctatttctttttttttcaacacaacataatttctgtcaaatgttgtatttgtactatgttgtttatcctgtacacacgacatctattgcacgtctgtccgtcctgggagagggatccctcctcagttgctctccctgaggtttcttccattttttcccctttaattttggggtttcttttaggaagtttttccttgtgcgatgcgagggtctaaggacagaggatgtcgtaacctgtacagtctgtaaagcacactcagacaaatgtataatttgtgatattgggctatacaaatacatttgatttgatttgatttgaaactaAACACTAAAACAACTAAAAGATGAAATTATTGTTGTTGACACATGAGTTGTTTTCTTGTCTTACATATGAGCCTTcaatatatgttttttctttagttAGTCCAAAGCAATGTTATGAGGTGCGATATATTCTGTCCAGTTCCTGGCTGTGCTGTCGTCAGCTCCCCTCCTGTCCGCTAAGTGGCGGTACTGCAGTACAATATCTGTCACTGTTTCGGGCAGACGCTCATAATCGAGAACAGGCcggaaatgaaaacaaatcactGACGGAAGAAGAAAAATGGAGGCGGCAGTGTTCATTCTGTCACTTGTGGACTGCTGTGCACTTATTTTCCTCTCGGTCTACTTTGTATCCTTTTCGGCTGTATGTTTTCAAGCTTATTCGTCAAAGCGGCTAACTGACCGAAGCACCTATGAAGTCCCTTGTTTACATGAACGTTAACTAGCTTACTGGTTAGCTAGCCGCCTTGTTAAGAGTCAGTGACAGGTTAGCCTGAACTAAGTTAACAGTAACCTGCTTTAACAGCACAGTAACCGGAGGACAAGCAGTGGTTACAAGAACGTAAAAACAAAACGGGAAGTTAAATTGACATTTAATCAAGACGACTATAgtgggagataaaaaaaaaaacacatttgtagcTTGCTAACGCTTACCCCTGTCGCTATTATTGATAAGAGCACTTTAGCGCTGAAAATATGTGATCATTTAATGTTGCTTTGTGAGTCATTCACCTACTGATGCCCTGAAGTTGTtcttacaataataataactagtTATTCCAACTGCTGTCTTTAACCAATATAGCTAGCCTAGTTTAGATGAACTAGATGAATTATGGTTTCATAATAACCATGTCAATGATGTAACGTTACAACGCTTGAGGCACATTGTGTACGAGTTCCCTTTGTGTTCTTGGCATGGGGGTCGCTGTCAATTGGATATGCTTTAAATGAGCTAAAACTATGTCTGAAAGCCATGTCTGAAGTAGTCTAAAGTGTATATGAGCTATATTAGTATGTCTTCTAAACAATGAGGAATGAGAAAGTTgacatgaaaaatatattttctctattCAACACTGAGTGGCACCTTGACTGAAAGCTCAGATTATCACCCTGTCTGATCTAGAATGTGACTACATCAATGCTAGAGCCTGCTGCGCCAAGCTAAACAAAGTAAGTCACGTTAGTATGGATTATTACTGTCAGAGGAAATGCATACACCTCACAGATGTTTActccttttattttaaatgttgtcttttatttgtaatgccttgttacttttttttattgtattaaatatgatgatatgtcttttttttcatagCTGCTACATAAAGAAATTCTGATCTATGATGTATGTTTGATATTTTGTGTTTCCAGTGGGTAATTCCAGAGATGGTCGGCCAGTGTCTCTCCACTATGCTGATGTTGGTCTCCATGCACTggttcatcttcctcctcaacCTGCCTGTATCAGCCTGGAACATTTATAGGTATGCTCATACTGCTCATATTTCCTGCATTGTCTGCGAGAGAACATGTTCTTCTGTGGAGTTGGTATAATATGACAATGTAACTGAGACGATAGATATTTAGCTAGGCAGTTTCTACCGCAGTAGGAATTCTTTTAACATCTCTGGGTGAATTTGACCATTGAAAGCAATGTTGCTAATCAATGAGCAGGACAGCATTATGGCGATATTTGATTTTTCAGGTATTTCATTCACTGGATTAACTAAAAGACATTCCTATCTGATCTCTCCATTGAATTATCAGTAGATCTACAATATGTTAAAGTACATAAACGGTGAGGATTTTATCTGTATCCTCTAGTCTTCCATAGGTAAGAACACAGAGTTCATGTGTTACTGTCCAGTGGTGGTGCAGTCAGGCTCCTGGGTCACCTCTCTTCTTGTCCCTGCAGGTATGTGAAGGTTCCGATGGGAAACATGGGCGTGTTTGACCCCACTGAGATCCACAACCGGGGTCAGCTCAAGTCCCACATGAAGGAGGCCATGATTAAACTGGGTTACCACCTGCTctgtttcttcatttatttgtataggtGAGAGCAACAGCTTCTTCAGACACACTTAACATTTAATGAAGTACACAGTCAGTTCTGTATTAACACAAATCTTTCCTGTTTTTTCCAGCATGATCCTGGCTCTGATCAACGACTGAAGCTCCCCAGCAAGCGGCCAAATTCCAAACTCCAGGCTTTGCTGTCCCCCCTCACATCCTGCGCCTGTACTGTATGCATAAAATCTTTCAGAACAGCAGCGAGAAGTTTACTATCACTGTGGTCTTACTGAGGTTCACACTTTAATTTGTGTTGTCAGATCCCCAGAGTTTTGACTTAATACAATACTAAGGTTAATATTTAACCATTTAACACTTCAGTACCATCATGACAAAATCTCCTACAACTAAAGACTatcttgcgatgggatcacaccagccacaAAGCCAAATCGGGGACTTAGAGGGGCGACAATACCAGCGTTGCTGTCGCGGCTGGTAACAAcagctgtgttttattgtgaaggggATAAGTAATGAGTTATTTTTTCAACATCTATCTGCAACACTAAGTAATTACAACATCAACACAGTAGCTGTAAGAAATATCAGACATTTTCACTGTAACGTGAGCAAGTAGGCTTCCCGGAGTCATATTATCTAGCTGAGGAATATTATATCTGAACATAACATGGAATTCTTGAGTGTGTTTTTTCACCAAAGccaaattgtgaaaaatgcGAATAGTGCTTCAAACCTTAAAACACGTCTTGTTGTGCCTCCCCACTTTAGCCTTATATTGAGCACCTAAATATTATTGCTTTGCTATTTCTTTAGTCCTAAAGGCTTTTGGTTTTAGGACTCTATAGCAGTAAACAACTATTAGCTGAGTGATGAAGTCACACTCCCTctatgtgtgttgtaatccgAGCTTCTCTGTGCTGTGTTTACATATCCGTTCTGGCTGCGCATGCATGTTAGTGCATGAGAGTCCTGTGTGTAGCCAGCTAATGGCTGCTG contains:
- the cnih4 gene encoding protein cornichon homolog 4; amino-acid sequence: MEAAVFILSLVDCCALIFLSVYFIITLSDLECDYINARACCAKLNKWVIPEMVGQCLSTMLMLVSMHWFIFLLNLPVSAWNIYRYVKVPMGNMGVFDPTEIHNRGQLKSHMKEAMIKLGYHLLCFFIYLYSMILALIND